The Nitrosomonas communis genome has a segment encoding these proteins:
- a CDS encoding NAD(P)/FAD-dependent oxidoreductase — MSHQPVVIIGSGLAGYAVARELRKLNTEIPIIMLSADHGGFYSKPMLSNALATGKTPASILTSDAALMSSQLKITIRPFTRVKTIDQSGSSVLLENGESLSYSHLVLAVGADPIRLPLSGDAVEEVLSVNDLDDYRRFREALKDKKEIAILGAGLIGCEFANDLAIAGYQVHVIDISAHPLGRLLPEEAGKYLQDKLAAAGIRFHLKSKVQHIERVGSRYRLIFEKGQIIEADFVLSAVGLRPRTQLAETAGIYVNHGVVTNRYLQTENTNIFALGDCAEVEGKVLPFVMPISHAARALAATVSGTPTPVHYPPMPVFVKTPACPIVVSPPDPIVIGEWQIDANEDGVKALFQDMAGSLHGFALLGAATKEKNAITPQLLPILA, encoded by the coding sequence ATGAGTCATCAACCAGTTGTAATCATTGGCAGTGGTCTGGCAGGTTATGCTGTTGCTAGAGAGTTACGCAAACTGAATACAGAAATTCCGATAATTATGTTATCCGCTGATCATGGTGGATTTTATTCCAAACCGATGTTATCCAATGCATTGGCAACAGGCAAAACACCAGCATCGATCTTGACTTCGGATGCGGCACTCATGTCCAGTCAGTTAAAAATAACGATACGGCCGTTTACTCGCGTCAAAACCATTGATCAATCCGGTAGTAGCGTGCTCCTTGAGAATGGAGAAAGTTTATCTTATAGCCACCTGGTGCTGGCTGTAGGAGCTGATCCAATCCGCTTACCCTTGTCAGGGGATGCAGTGGAAGAAGTGCTATCCGTAAACGATCTCGATGATTACCGTCGTTTCCGTGAAGCGCTGAAAGATAAAAAAGAAATTGCTATTTTGGGTGCTGGATTGATCGGCTGTGAATTTGCCAATGATCTAGCGATCGCAGGTTATCAGGTACATGTTATTGATATTAGCGCACATCCATTGGGTAGGCTACTCCCCGAGGAAGCAGGTAAGTATCTACAGGATAAACTGGCAGCAGCAGGGATTAGATTTCATTTAAAATCCAAGGTACAGCATATTGAACGAGTGGGAAGTCGCTATCGTTTAATCTTCGAGAAAGGGCAGATAATCGAAGCAGATTTTGTCTTATCAGCAGTAGGTCTGCGCCCACGGACTCAACTCGCTGAAACAGCAGGCATTTATGTCAATCATGGTGTAGTAACCAATCGATATTTACAAACAGAGAATACCAATATCTTTGCATTGGGTGATTGTGCTGAGGTAGAAGGTAAGGTATTACCATTCGTAATGCCTATCAGCCATGCAGCTCGTGCCTTGGCAGCAACAGTGAGCGGTACGCCTACCCCTGTTCACTATCCGCCAATGCCGGTATTCGTTAAAACGCCGGCCTGTCCTATCGTTGTCTCTCCACCCGATCCAATTGTGATAGGTGAATGGCAGATTGATGCCAATGAGGACGGTGTTAAAGCTCTATTTCAGGACATGGCGGGCAGTCTTCATGGCTTTGCTTTATTAGGTGCGGCCACAAAAGAAAAAAATGCAATTACTCCTCAGTTACTGCCTATACTAGCGTGA
- a CDS encoding M3 family metallopeptidase, translating into MNSLLDFSGLPRFADIKVEHITPAVEELLHDCREVVAKARATTTLPTWQDFVQPVVDANERLSRAWGQVSHLNAVMNSAELREVYNANLPRITQYYAELSQDQALFEKFKQLRSSEEFDSLSRARKKIVENELRDFRLGGAELPREKKARFMQIQEELSALSAKFSDNLLDATNDFILLIENESELSGIPDDVLHAAREAAEKDASISKPGWKFTLHAPSYLPVMQYADNRVLRENMYRAYVTRASEIDSLAHGTSNWDNMPLINKILQLRQEEAKMLGFDCYAEVSLASKMAESPRQVLDFLNELAAKARPYAERDLTELKQFAADKLGLEKLESWDLAYASEKLRMERYAFSDQEVKQYFPENKVLPGMFKLVEALYGISITQVPPSSHVQLWHSDVKFFNIHDARGELIGQFYIDLYARASKRGGAWMDDAITRRRMELPGAGKSAIQIPVAYLTCNFSPPVTINGQIRPALFTHDEVIVLFHEFGHGLHHLLTQVEDLSVSGINGVEWDAVELPSQFMENFCWEWEVLTHMTAHIESGAPLPRVLFEKMLAAKNFQSGMQTLRQIEFALFDMHLHYDFDPQGEKTVLQLLDDIRSQMAVVIPPAFNRFPSSFSHIFAGGYAAGYYSYKWAEVLSADAYSLFEENGTGQVVTSKTGERFRNEILAVGGSRPALESFIAFRGREPSIEALLRHSGMTTA; encoded by the coding sequence ATGAATTCTTTACTTGATTTTTCTGGACTACCTCGTTTTGCAGACATTAAAGTGGAGCACATTACCCCTGCAGTGGAAGAATTGCTGCATGATTGCCGAGAAGTAGTCGCCAAAGCTCGTGCTACGACCACTTTACCTACTTGGCAAGATTTTGTGCAACCCGTGGTTGATGCAAATGAACGGTTGTCACGTGCATGGGGGCAAGTTTCGCACTTGAACGCTGTGATGAATAGTGCAGAATTACGTGAAGTATACAATGCTAATTTGCCGCGTATTACTCAATATTATGCTGAGTTATCGCAAGATCAGGCATTGTTTGAGAAATTTAAGCAGTTACGGAGCAGTGAGGAGTTTGACAGTCTCAGTCGCGCCCGGAAAAAGATCGTTGAGAATGAATTACGTGATTTTCGACTCGGTGGCGCAGAGCTGCCCCGGGAGAAGAAAGCACGCTTTATGCAAATTCAGGAAGAATTATCAGCACTTTCTGCAAAATTTAGTGATAACCTGCTCGATGCCACTAATGACTTTATTCTACTCATAGAAAATGAAAGTGAGCTTTCAGGTATTCCTGACGATGTGCTGCATGCGGCCAGAGAGGCTGCGGAGAAAGATGCGAGTATTTCCAAACCTGGCTGGAAATTCACCTTGCACGCCCCTTCCTATTTACCCGTTATGCAATATGCGGATAATCGGGTGCTGCGTGAGAATATGTACCGTGCTTATGTGACCCGAGCGAGCGAGATTGACAGTCTTGCGCATGGTACATCTAACTGGGACAATATGCCGCTGATCAATAAAATTCTTCAACTTCGGCAGGAAGAAGCCAAAATGCTGGGGTTTGATTGCTACGCAGAAGTTTCTCTGGCCTCTAAAATGGCTGAATCACCCAGGCAAGTATTGGATTTTCTAAATGAACTTGCGGCTAAGGCTCGACCCTATGCAGAACGCGATCTGACGGAGTTGAAGCAATTTGCTGCAGATAAACTGGGGCTGGAAAAACTCGAATCATGGGATCTGGCTTATGCCAGTGAAAAATTACGTATGGAGCGTTATGCCTTTTCTGATCAGGAAGTCAAACAATATTTTCCTGAAAATAAGGTATTACCCGGTATGTTTAAACTAGTGGAGGCGCTTTATGGTATTAGCATTACTCAGGTACCACCTTCTTCCCATGTTCAATTATGGCATTCTGATGTTAAATTTTTCAATATCCATGATGCCAGGGGAGAGCTGATTGGCCAATTTTATATTGATCTTTATGCACGCGCGAGTAAGCGAGGTGGGGCATGGATGGATGATGCGATTACTCGACGGCGTATGGAATTACCAGGAGCCGGAAAATCAGCTATCCAGATCCCTGTGGCTTATCTGACCTGCAATTTCTCTCCTCCAGTGACAATCAATGGGCAAATCCGTCCTGCTTTATTTACGCATGATGAAGTCATCGTGTTATTCCATGAGTTTGGTCATGGCCTGCATCATTTGTTGACCCAGGTTGAGGATCTGAGCGTCTCCGGAATCAATGGTGTGGAATGGGACGCGGTTGAGCTACCTAGTCAATTCATGGAGAATTTTTGCTGGGAATGGGAAGTGCTAACTCATATGACGGCTCATATTGAGAGTGGTGCGCCCCTGCCAAGAGTGCTATTCGAAAAGATGCTGGCTGCCAAGAACTTCCAGAGCGGTATGCAGACACTGCGGCAGATTGAGTTTGCCTTGTTTGATATGCATCTGCATTATGATTTTGATCCCCAGGGAGAGAAAACCGTGTTGCAATTACTCGATGACATCCGTAGTCAGATGGCCGTGGTTATTCCTCCTGCGTTTAATCGTTTCCCGAGCAGTTTTTCGCATATTTTCGCTGGAGGCTATGCGGCGGGCTATTATAGTTATAAATGGGCAGAAGTTTTGTCTGCCGATGCTTACAGTTTGTTTGAAGAAAATGGTACGGGCCAGGTAGTTACCAGCAAGACTGGCGAGCGTTTCAGGAATGAAATCTTGGCAGTAGGGGGTAGTCGTCCAGCACTGGAATCCTTTATTGCTTTTCGGGGCCGGGAGCCCAGCATAGAGGCATTGTTACGGCATAGCGGTATGACGACGGCCTGA
- a CDS encoding dihydroorotase yields the protein MKIHIKNGRLVDPKNGVDTIGDLCIAAGKIASINSIPAGFQACRVIDATGLIVCPGLVDLSARLREPGLEYKATLESELEAAAAGGVTSLACPPDTDPPLDEPGLVEMLKHRTKNLDQVHVYPVGALTQKLKGELLTEMAELRDAGCVAFSHADAPLVNLRVLMQAMQYASTFGFSVWLRPQEASLANNGVAHDGEIATRLGLPPIPVCAETIALSNIIYLAREAAVKVHLCRISSAEGVSLVRAAKQQGLPVTCDVSINHVHLSEMDIDFFNTNCHLVPPLRSLHDRDALSRGLIDGTIDAICSDHAPVDEDAKLLPFGQAEVGAMGLELLLSLTFKWAASMNIPLIEALNTVTLAPARILGIDAGHLTLDAPADICIFDPEEYWHVSAATIKSQGKNTPFLGRELPGRVKFTLTDGNIVYES from the coding sequence ATGAAAATCCATATCAAGAATGGACGCTTGGTTGATCCGAAGAATGGTGTCGATACGATCGGCGATCTTTGCATTGCTGCAGGTAAAATTGCTTCAATAAACAGTATTCCTGCAGGTTTTCAAGCTTGTCGAGTAATTGATGCTACTGGATTGATTGTGTGTCCGGGTTTAGTCGACTTATCGGCGCGTTTACGTGAGCCTGGGCTTGAGTACAAAGCCACTTTGGAATCAGAATTGGAAGCGGCTGCAGCCGGAGGCGTTACCAGCCTGGCATGTCCACCCGATACTGATCCACCACTAGATGAACCCGGGCTGGTTGAAATGCTGAAACATCGAACTAAAAATCTGGATCAGGTTCATGTTTATCCAGTGGGAGCGCTTACTCAAAAACTTAAAGGTGAGCTTTTAACGGAGATGGCTGAATTGCGAGATGCAGGTTGTGTTGCCTTCAGTCATGCCGATGCTCCTCTGGTCAATCTGCGTGTGTTGATGCAGGCTATGCAATATGCATCGACTTTCGGTTTTAGTGTCTGGTTGCGTCCGCAGGAAGCCAGTCTAGCAAACAATGGTGTAGCACATGATGGTGAAATAGCAACACGCCTCGGTTTGCCTCCCATTCCGGTTTGTGCTGAAACGATTGCTTTATCGAATATCATTTATCTGGCACGTGAAGCTGCTGTAAAAGTCCATCTCTGCCGAATTTCCAGCGCAGAAGGGGTGTCCCTGGTGCGGGCTGCCAAGCAGCAAGGATTGCCTGTTACTTGTGATGTCTCAATCAATCATGTTCATCTTTCGGAGATGGATATTGATTTCTTTAACACTAATTGCCATCTTGTTCCCCCCTTGCGAAGCTTACATGATCGAGACGCGCTCTCTAGAGGGTTAATTGATGGTACTATTGATGCTATTTGCTCGGATCATGCACCGGTGGATGAAGACGCCAAGTTATTACCATTTGGGCAAGCTGAAGTTGGCGCAATGGGTCTGGAATTGTTACTGTCGCTGACATTTAAGTGGGCAGCAAGTATGAATATCCCGCTGATTGAAGCATTAAATACGGTTACATTGGCACCTGCCAGAATATTGGGTATTGATGCGGGACATTTAACGCTTGATGCACCAGCAGATATATGTATTTTCGATCCGGAAGAATATTGGCATGTATCAGCTGCCACGATTAAAAGTCAGGGTAAGAACACTCCATTCTTGGGTAGAGAATTGCCTGGACGGGTAAAGTTTACGCTAACCGATGGTAATATTGTGTATGAAAGTTAA
- a CDS encoding aspartate carbamoyltransferase catalytic subunit — MNRNPQLNKHGELQHLLTTEGLPVSILLHILDTAESFAGVTEREVKKIPLLRGKSVFNLFFESSTRTRTTFEIAAKRLSADVINLNIAVSAQSKGETLLDTVNNLSAMHADMFVVRHSQSGAAHMIAGHVQSEIHVINAGDGRHAHPTQALLDMFTIRRYKKNFHNLRVAIVGDILHSRVARSQIHALTTLGVPEVRVIAPKTLLPSKVERLGVHIYHDITQGLKDIDVIIMLRLQNERMLGASLPSTEEYFKYYGLTQEKLSLAKQDAIVMHPGPMNRGVEIDSAVADGKQSVILPQVTFGIAVRMAVMSILAGN; from the coding sequence ATGAACAGAAATCCTCAGTTAAACAAGCACGGTGAATTACAGCATCTGCTTACTACCGAAGGATTGCCTGTGTCCATTTTGCTGCATATTTTGGACACAGCAGAATCTTTTGCGGGTGTCACTGAGCGGGAAGTCAAGAAAATTCCCCTGCTGCGTGGGAAATCCGTATTCAATCTTTTTTTTGAATCCAGTACGCGTACTCGGACTACTTTTGAGATTGCTGCCAAACGACTGTCAGCAGATGTAATCAATCTTAATATCGCGGTTTCTGCGCAATCTAAAGGGGAGACGTTACTGGATACCGTTAATAATCTTTCTGCCATGCATGCCGATATGTTTGTCGTGCGCCATTCACAAAGTGGTGCGGCGCATATGATAGCAGGTCATGTCCAATCGGAGATACATGTCATCAATGCCGGTGACGGGCGTCATGCCCATCCTACGCAAGCATTGCTGGATATGTTTACTATTCGCCGTTACAAAAAAAATTTTCATAACCTTCGGGTAGCGATTGTTGGAGATATCTTGCACTCGAGGGTGGCACGCTCACAAATTCATGCGCTAACTACATTAGGTGTCCCTGAGGTGCGCGTCATTGCACCCAAGACTTTGTTACCTAGCAAGGTGGAGCGCCTGGGTGTGCATATTTACCATGATATAACTCAGGGCTTGAAAGATATCGATGTAATCATTATGTTACGCCTGCAAAACGAGCGCATGTTAGGAGCAAGCTTGCCCAGCACTGAAGAATATTTTAAATATTATGGGCTTACTCAGGAGAAATTATCACTGGCTAAACAGGATGCAATAGTCATGCACCCTGGACCAATGAATCGTGGAGTCGAGATTGATTCGGCAGTAGCTGATGGGAAACAGTCGGTGATTCTGCCTCAAGTGACATTCGGCATTGCGGTACGAATGGCAGTGATGTCGATTCTCGCTGGAAATTGA
- the pyrR gene encoding bifunctional pyr operon transcriptional regulator/uracil phosphoribosyltransferase PyrR has protein sequence MQLPDAEQLLADLTEQLRPVVDERIAMIGIHTGGAWVAKRLHQALGFSLPLGVLDISFYRDDYSKIGLHPQVKPSDLPFEVEGSHIILVDDVLYTGRTIRAAVNEIFDYGRPASIHLATLIDRGGRELPIVAQYAGAVLSLPADKMLELKQDADGKLSLSLRNIRFSEK, from the coding sequence ATGCAACTACCTGATGCAGAGCAATTACTGGCTGATTTGACGGAGCAGCTACGTCCTGTTGTCGATGAGCGTATTGCCATGATCGGTATTCATACAGGGGGAGCATGGGTAGCAAAACGGTTGCATCAGGCATTAGGGTTCAGTCTACCACTCGGTGTTCTCGACATATCTTTCTATCGTGATGATTACAGCAAGATCGGCTTGCATCCCCAAGTTAAACCATCGGATTTACCTTTTGAAGTTGAAGGCAGTCACATTATTTTGGTCGATGATGTGCTTTATACGGGAAGGACAATCCGAGCTGCTGTGAATGAAATTTTTGATTATGGGCGACCCGCAAGCATACACTTGGCGACACTTATTGACCGAGGAGGCAGAGAGCTTCCTATTGTCGCTCAATATGCTGGAGCGGTATTATCCTTGCCAGCAGACAAAATGCTTGAATTGAAGCAGGATGCTGATGGGAAACTGAGCCTCAGCTTACGCAATATCCGTTTCTCAGAGAAATGA
- the ruvX gene encoding Holliday junction resolvase RuvX: MGRLPKGTVLAFDFGKKRIGVAVGEKEMRLAHPLMTIHGEMTRQRFEAIAKLIETWQPVLLVVGLPVHADGTEHELTQLSRRFARRLEGRYRIKSVLVDERYTTITAKSALGELGIKGKKQKPMLDQIAAQHILQSFFDGNYATT, translated from the coding sequence ATGGGAAGGTTACCAAAGGGTACCGTACTGGCTTTTGATTTTGGAAAGAAACGTATTGGAGTCGCTGTCGGAGAAAAGGAGATGCGGTTAGCACATCCACTTATGACCATTCATGGGGAAATGACCAGGCAACGTTTTGAGGCTATTGCCAAGTTGATTGAAACATGGCAGCCCGTGTTACTGGTAGTTGGATTGCCAGTACATGCTGATGGAACAGAGCATGAACTTACTCAACTAAGTCGACGGTTTGCACGTCGTTTGGAAGGACGTTACAGAATTAAATCGGTCTTGGTCGATGAGCGCTATACGACGATTACTGCCAAATCTGCATTAGGTGAGTTGGGTATTAAAGGAAAAAAACAAAAACCCATGCTGGATCAGATTGCAGCGCAGCATATTCTACAATCATTTTTTGATGGTAACTATGCAACTACCTGA
- a CDS encoding YqgE/AlgH family protein, translating into MKNINLTDHFLIAMPNLNDPFFAKTLTYICEHNENGALGLVINRPTELTVEKLFEQLGIPFTDSFPTERFVLFGGPVQIDSGFVLHQPIGKWKSTLAVNQTVGLTSSVDILEAIANCEGPEQMLVSLGYSGWAPGQIEQELAQNAWLTVPASSNIIFEMSFEERLPAAAQSLGINFSNLSNEVGHA; encoded by the coding sequence ATGAAGAATATCAACCTGACAGATCATTTTCTGATTGCTATGCCTAATTTGAACGATCCATTTTTTGCAAAAACCCTTACTTATATTTGTGAACACAATGAAAACGGCGCACTTGGGCTCGTAATTAATCGTCCGACAGAGCTTACTGTGGAGAAATTATTTGAGCAACTTGGCATTCCTTTTACAGACTCGTTCCCAACAGAGCGATTTGTATTGTTTGGTGGGCCCGTCCAGATCGACAGCGGATTTGTGTTACACCAGCCTATAGGAAAGTGGAAATCTACGTTAGCTGTCAACCAAACAGTTGGATTGACCTCTTCTGTTGATATTTTAGAAGCGATAGCAAATTGCGAAGGTCCTGAACAAATGCTGGTTTCGCTAGGTTATTCTGGATGGGCGCCTGGGCAGATTGAACAAGAGTTGGCGCAAAATGCCTGGCTGACTGTTCCCGCTTCTTCTAATATCATTTTTGAGATGTCTTTTGAAGAAAGATTGCCGGCAGCAGCGCAGTCACTGGGGATTAATTTTTCTAATTTATCAAATGAAGTAGGGCATGCCTAA
- the coq7 gene encoding 2-polyprenyl-3-methyl-6-methoxy-1,4-benzoquinone monooxygenase yields the protein MLNIDKFIIGFDNALRTLTVPAQTLRTVPGKNLSENDLTDDEKNESCALMRVNHVGEICAQALYQGQALTARNQKVQNALTQAAREETEHLAWTERRIAELGGRKSLLNPIWYGGSFTIGLAAGLLGDKWNLGFLAETEHQVETHLAEHLQRLPRQDLKSRAIVEQMKIDEANHATMALSHGGKELPLPVKLLMKMSSKVMTQTAYWV from the coding sequence ATGCTGAATATAGACAAATTCATTATTGGTTTTGATAATGCATTGCGTACACTCACAGTGCCAGCTCAAACATTACGTACTGTGCCGGGAAAAAATCTGTCAGAAAACGATTTAACTGACGACGAGAAAAATGAATCATGTGCCTTGATGCGCGTTAACCATGTAGGGGAAATATGTGCTCAGGCCCTTTACCAAGGGCAAGCGCTGACTGCAAGAAATCAAAAAGTACAAAACGCATTGACGCAGGCTGCACGCGAGGAAACTGAACATTTGGCATGGACAGAACGTCGTATTGCTGAATTAGGCGGTCGTAAAAGTTTACTCAATCCAATATGGTATGGCGGCTCTTTTACTATTGGTTTAGCTGCGGGACTGCTTGGTGATAAATGGAATCTCGGTTTTCTAGCTGAAACAGAGCATCAGGTTGAAACCCATCTTGCAGAGCATTTGCAGCGATTACCTCGACAGGATTTGAAAAGTCGCGCTATTGTTGAACAAATGAAAATTGATGAAGCCAACCATGCAACGATGGCATTATCTCATGGTGGCAAGGAATTACCATTGCCAGTAAAACTACTCATGAAAATGAGCTCGAAAGTGATGACACAAACAGCATACTGGGTTTGA
- a CDS encoding (Fe-S)-binding protein, with amino-acid sequence MHTKNDSLIKSSRSSLLAEANRCVSCGLCLPHCPTYRLTLSEADSPRGRIAMISGVASQRIPMNARFAEHIDRCLTCRACEAACPSQVAYGQLIDEARDMLTASLSDLPEERVIRKKNGFKSWLEKIFIDKTKRFDLLRPLIHLFQAVGLQEKLQQSSKVKGTKLGLLLSKLSLIRFPFHRWQEVYPAMGRKRGEVALFLGCVARLVDAETSISAIFVLNHLGYTVYVPRAQTCCGALYQHSGRLTKAAYLIERNRKVFAGLNIHAIISTASGCGSHLVESCSQHQGKNFSAPIMDINQFLAEQDWSEVKLRALPKKVVVHDPCSMRNGLRASIYPYQLLARIPDIEILELDGNNFCCGAAGTYFLDQPEIAEVLLNDKMRALAQSVETSYLVTSNIGCLLHLASGLSNQEEKVEVLHPVTLLARQIGIQ; translated from the coding sequence GTGCATACTAAGAATGATTCTCTAATTAAATCTTCTCGCTCCAGCTTACTGGCGGAAGCAAATCGGTGTGTTTCTTGTGGACTTTGTTTGCCACATTGCCCAACCTACCGCTTAACGTTGTCGGAAGCGGATTCTCCGCGAGGACGTATTGCGATGATAAGTGGGGTGGCGAGTCAGCGTATCCCGATGAATGCGCGTTTTGCTGAGCACATAGACCGATGTTTGACTTGTCGTGCTTGTGAGGCTGCTTGTCCCAGTCAGGTCGCTTATGGACAGTTGATTGATGAGGCGCGCGACATGCTGACAGCTTCCCTATCGGATTTGCCAGAAGAAAGGGTAATAAGAAAAAAGAACGGGTTCAAAAGCTGGTTAGAAAAAATATTTATTGATAAGACAAAGCGTTTTGATCTATTACGTCCACTCATCCATCTTTTTCAGGCAGTGGGCTTGCAGGAAAAATTGCAGCAATCAAGCAAGGTAAAAGGGACTAAACTCGGCCTGCTATTATCAAAATTGTCCTTGATTCGCTTTCCGTTCCATAGGTGGCAGGAAGTTTATCCGGCAATGGGAAGGAAGCGTGGTGAGGTGGCTTTGTTTTTAGGTTGTGTAGCACGATTAGTTGATGCCGAAACGAGTATTTCAGCAATTTTTGTGCTTAACCACCTAGGCTACACAGTATATGTTCCGCGTGCGCAAACTTGCTGTGGAGCGTTGTACCAGCACAGCGGTCGCCTCACCAAGGCAGCGTATTTAATTGAGCGGAACAGAAAAGTATTTGCTGGGCTAAACATACACGCAATCATCAGTACAGCATCTGGGTGTGGTTCGCATCTGGTAGAATCATGCTCACAGCATCAGGGGAAAAATTTTTCAGCTCCGATAATGGATATCAATCAATTTCTAGCTGAGCAGGATTGGAGCGAAGTGAAACTCAGAGCTTTGCCAAAAAAAGTCGTAGTGCATGATCCATGCAGTATGCGAAATGGGTTACGTGCCTCTATTTATCCTTATCAGCTGCTAGCGCGTATTCCTGATATTGAAATCCTGGAGCTTGATGGCAATAACTTCTGTTGTGGCGCTGCGGGTACCTATTTTCTTGATCAGCCAGAAATCGCAGAAGTATTATTGAACGATAAAATGAGGGCATTAGCTCAATCAGTAGAAACCAGCTATCTGGTGACCTCAAATATCGGTTGTTTGTTACATCTTGCGAGTGGATTAAGCAATCAAGAGGAAAAAGTGGAAGTATTGCACCCGGTTACGTTGCTAGCCCGGCAAATAGGTATACAATAA
- the rpsP gene encoding 30S ribosomal protein S16 translates to MVIIRLARGGAKKRPFFNMVVTDSRCRRDGRFIERVGFYNPRATGSEEMLRIQMDRLTHWQSQGAQLSSTVTRLVKQFGAQQKEVTQES, encoded by the coding sequence ATGGTTATTATTCGACTGGCGCGCGGCGGCGCTAAAAAAAGGCCTTTTTTCAATATGGTAGTTACAGATTCTCGTTGCAGACGCGATGGCAGATTCATTGAACGTGTTGGTTTTTATAATCCCCGAGCAACCGGGAGCGAGGAAATGTTACGGATCCAAATGGATCGACTCACGCATTGGCAATCTCAAGGAGCTCAATTATCCAGCACAGTTACAAGACTGGTAAAACAATTTGGCGCCCAACAAAAAGAAGTCACACAAGAAAGCTAA
- the rimM gene encoding ribosome maturation factor RimM (Essential for efficient processing of 16S rRNA) — protein MGHITGPFGILGWVKIVHYTENIENLLAYPVWWLSKGGDTWSAMNVASYNIHDDKLIVAFEGCLDRTQAAQLKGMQIAVPRDQLPHLAEDGKEGYYWSDLVGTRVFNLQDEAFGSVIGLLRTGANDVLQVQSASGDQKERLIPFIDQVIVDVNLKDRRITIDWGLDY, from the coding sequence ATGGGCCATATCACAGGCCCTTTTGGTATTCTAGGCTGGGTTAAGATCGTTCACTATACTGAAAATATCGAGAATTTGCTTGCCTATCCGGTATGGTGGTTAAGCAAAGGTGGCGATACTTGGTCAGCCATGAATGTAGCATCATACAATATCCATGATGACAAATTGATCGTTGCATTTGAAGGATGCCTTGATCGAACACAAGCAGCACAATTAAAAGGCATGCAGATAGCAGTACCTCGTGACCAATTACCCCATCTCGCTGAAGATGGCAAAGAAGGTTACTACTGGTCAGATCTGGTTGGAACACGTGTGTTTAATTTACAGGATGAAGCATTTGGGAGCGTAATTGGCTTATTAAGAACGGGAGCCAACGATGTATTACAGGTTCAATCTGCGAGCGGAGATCAAAAAGAAAGATTGATCCCTTTCATTGATCAGGTTATTGTCGATGTAAATTTAAAAGATCGCAGAATAACCATTGATTGGGGATTGGATTACTGA